The following proteins are co-located in the Syngnathus scovelli strain Florida chromosome 5, RoL_Ssco_1.2, whole genome shotgun sequence genome:
- the unc93b1 gene encoding protein unc-93 homolog B1, with amino-acid sequence MATMDMVEELKEADQGFEPINGAANEMQQEDKMQGQMEEFLGPQAEYNEEEEERKYYRRKRLGVIKNVLAASIGAMIMYSVYMGLLQLQLILHYDMTYREVKYSNLGLEDIDRKMLRGINLTPIVGLLYTPILIRFLGTKWMMFLASGIYAFFVSTNYWERYYTLVPSAVAIGVAIVPLWASLGNYITRMAQQYYEYANYKEEHVQEQKKIPKGACHKYIIIFQSVFSVIFHLSFVFAELPMTIILKECILDYNHTLINVHNCGAEISGVVEGFNTTVLKFLPQSMNLIIGESVLMGFAFLSMIIFLVLCGAAYRPTEEIDLRSIGWGNIFQLPFKHMRDYRLRLLCPFFIYSGFEILFAITGLTLSYGVCTLGLEKLWLLIVVYGLSCSVFSSLSLCLLRLPRWVCLAGGATVHLMLLVVLMVFSPNPKHQAYEVPLLVITILWGLGTALNKTGVSTLLGILYAEEKERLDFVFTIYHWLQAIAIFVVYLWSEMPMRAKLAIMLATLLLACYCYWLMERRLAKNERHRLPRIPRPRHKVKGYRYLEDGNSDESDSERSEEDDEKDEEEIEAEEQLTNESEAEDMEAERQDPGAQGADSLRARRKKPENHQHREDDAHLMEGRR; translated from the exons ATGGCGACCATGGATATGGTGGAAGAGTTGAAAGAAGCAGATCAGGGTTTCGAACCTATCAACGGCGCTGCTAATGAAATGCAGCAAGAAGACAAAATGCAGGGCCAG ATGGAGGAGTTTTTGGGTCCACAGGCGGAATacaatgaggaggaggaagaaagaaaatattaCAGAAGGAAGCGATTAGGAGTCATCAAGAATGTTCTGGCAGCCAGCATTGGAGCCATGATTATGTACAGCGTGTACATGG GGTTACTGCAGCTGCAACTTATCCTTCATTACGATATGACTTATCGTGAAGTAAAGTACAGCAACCTGGGTTTAGAAGACATTGATCGGAAGATGCTGAGGGGAATCAACCTCACGCCCATAGTAGGCCTGCTGTATACCCCCATTCTCATCAG ATTTCTTGGAACCAAGTGGATGATGTTTCTGGCCTCAGGAATCTATGCATTTTTTGTCTCGACAAATTACTGGGAGCGTTACTACACCTTGGTTCCATCTGCCGTTGCTATCGGCGTGGCCATTGTACCACTGTGGGCCTCCCTAGGAAATTATATCACAAG GATGGCACAACAGTATTATGAATATGCCAACTATAAGGAAGAGCATGTACAGGAGCAGAAGAAGATTCCAAAAGGAGCGTGCCACAAATACATCATCATCTTCCAGTCAGTCTTCAGTGTCATCTTTCAT CTGAGCTTCGTCTTTGCTGAGCTCCCCATGACTATCATCCTCAAAGAATGCATTCTTGACTACAATCACACTCTCATCAATGTCCATAACTGTG GGGCCGAAATTAGTGGTGTGGTTGAGGGATTCAACACCACTGTGCTGAAATTTCTACCCCAGTCCATGAATCTGATCATCGGGGAGAGCGTCCTTATGGGCTTCGCTTTCCTTTCCATGATCATT TTCCTTGTGCTGTGTGGTGCTGCGTACCGCCCAACAGAGGAAATTGATCTGCGTAGTATTGGCTGGGGAAACATCTTCCAGCTTCCTTTCAAACATATGCGGGACTACCGCCTACGCCTTCTCTGCCCTTTCTTCATCTACAGCGGATTTGAAATACTCTTCGCCATCACCGGACTCACCCTG TCTTATGGCGTTTGTACTTTGGGTCTCGAAAAACTGTGGCTGTTGATTGTGGTCTATGGACTCTCGTGCTCCGTCTTCTCTTCCTTGTCCCTCTGCCTCCTACGTCTCCCGCGGTGGGTGTGTCTGGCAGGAGGAGCCACTGTGCATTTGATGCTGTTAGTGGTACTCATGGTGTTTTCGCCAAATCCAAAACACCAAGCCTATGAGGTCCCTCTTCTGGTAATTACTATACTCTGGGGACTTGGGACGGCCCTGAACAAGACTGGAGTCAGCA CCTTGCTTGGTATTTTATATGCTGAGGAGAAGGAACGTCTGGACTTTGTCTTCACAATCTATCACTGGTTACAAGCCATTGCCATCTTTGTGGTCTACCTCTGGTCGGAGATGCCGATGAGG GCTAAACTTGCCATCATGTTAGCAACTTTACTGCTAGCTTGCTACTGCTACTGGCTGATGGAACGCCGCCTCGCCAAGAACGAGCGCCATAGGTTGCCCCGCATTCCTCGACCCAGGCACAAG GTCAAAGGTTATCGCTACCTGGAAGATGGCAACTCAGATGAGTCAGACTCGGAGAGAAGCGAGGAGGATGACGAAAAGGATGAAGAGGAGATAGAGGCAGAGGAACAATTGACGAATGAGTCCGAAGCGGAGGACATGGAGGCCGAACGCCAGGATCCTGGAGCTCAGGGCGCTGACTCACTCCGAGCCAGGAGGAAGAAGCCAGAGAATCACCAGCACAGGGAGGACGACGCCCATCTGATGGAAGGCCGGAGGTGA
- the timm10 gene encoding mitochondrial import inner membrane translocase subunit Tim10 yields the protein MDPMKAQQLAAELEVEMMADMYNRMTNACHRKCVPPHYKEAELTKGESVCLDRCVAKYLDLHERLGRKLTELSVQDEDMMRKAAVGSG from the exons ATGGACCCCATGAAGGCGCAGCAACTGGCGGCGGAGTTGGAGGTGGAGATGATGGCTGATATGTACAACCG AATGACCAACGCCTGCCACCGAAAGTGTGTGCCGCCACATTACAAAGAGGCAGAGCTGACAAAGGGCGAGTCTGTGTGCCTGGACCGCTGCGTGGCCAAATACCTGGACCTCCACGAGAGGCTAGGACGCAAGCTAACCGAGCTCTCAGTCCAAGATGAGGACATGATGAGGAAAGCAGCTGTCGGCAGCGGATAG